Proteins encoded within one genomic window of Pristis pectinata isolate sPriPec2 chromosome 5, sPriPec2.1.pri, whole genome shotgun sequence:
- the LOC127570186 gene encoding 5-beta-cholestane-3-alpha,7-alpha-diol 12-alpha-hydroxylase-like, translating to MVYVLFVLLSLTILLVALYFLGALRRRRPNEPPLDTGHLPWLGHVLSFRRDTEQFLQEMQKKHGDIFTVQLAGRYFTFLMDPISYGAVVKAPRSKLDFEKFAVELVARVFGYHAQEDDHKLLEVVSNKFLMGNGLVDLTQAMMMNLQKLMLHQPADGAGEWKQDGLFHYCYNIVFRAGYLALFGTESAKGDQDRADQLDREHSDQLFVQFRKYDRLFPRLAYAVLPPREKLEAERLKRKFWDLLSVQGMRNREQISGWVSERQRQLNEQGVNLEMQSRYMFLLLWASQGNTGPSAFWLLLNLCRCPQAMSAARAEVDQLLAQTGQRATAVGPPVNLTRDILQKTPVLDSAVEESLRLNAAPLLTRAVVQDTELAMADGRRYSLRKGDRVALFPHLSPQMDPEVHPRPHSFQFDRFLNADGTRKTDFYKKGQKVKYYSMPWGAGVSMCPGRFFATNELKQFVFLMLCYFDFELLNPEEKIPPIDTSRWGFGTMQPTYDVQFRYRFRF from the coding sequence ATGGTTTACGTGCTGTTTGTTCTTTTGAGCCTGACAATCCTTCTCGTCGCCCTCTACTTTCTGGGCGCTTTGAGAAGAAGGAGACCTAACGAGCCGCCCCTGGACACCGGCCACCTGCCATGGCTCGGCCACGTCCTGTCCTTCCGAAGGGACACAGAGCAGTTCCTGCAGGAGATGCAGAAAAAGCACGGGGATATCTTCACAGTCCAGCTAGCCGGCCGTTACTTTACGTTCCTGATGGACCCGATATCCTACGGAGCCGTGGTGAAGGCGCCTAGATCGAAGCTAGACTTTGAAAAGTTTGCTGTTGAGTTGGTTGCAAGGGTGTTCGGATATCATGCCCAAGAGGATGACCACAAGTTGCTGGAGGTAGTGAGCAACAAATTCCTAATGGGGAACGGGTTGGTGGACTTGACCCAAGCTATGATGATGAATCTGCAGAAGCTGATGCTTCACCAGCCAGCGGACGGTGCCGGGGAATGGAAGCAAGATGGACTGTTTCATTACTGCTACAACATAGTGTTCAGGGCGGGCTATCTCGCCCTGTTCGGCACCGAGTCAGCCAAGGGCGATCAGGACCGTGCCGATCAGCTGGACCGAGAGCACTCGGACCAACTCTTCGTCCAGTTCAGGAAATACGACCGACTGTTCCCCCGGCTGGCTTACGCCGTGCTCCCGCCCAGGGAGAAGCTGGAAGCCGAGAGGCTCAAGAGGAAGTTCTGGGACCTGCTCTCGGTGCAGGGCATGAGAAACCGGGAGCAGATCAGCGGCTGGGTCTCGGAGCGCCAGCGGCAGCTGAACGAACAAGGTGTGAATCTCGAGATGCAGAGCCGCTACATGTTCCTGCTGCTCTGGGCGTCGCAGGGGAACACCGGTCCCTCGGCGTTCTGGCTCCTCCTAAACCTCTGCCGCTGCCCTCAAGCAATGAGCGCAGCGCGGGCCGAAGTGGACCAATTGCTGGCGCAGACCGGCCAGCGAGCGACGGCGGTCGGACCGCCCGTCAACCTGACCCGGGACATACTGCAGAAGACCCCGGTGCTGGACAGCGCCGTGGAGGAGAGCCTGCGTTTGAACGCCGCTCCGCTGCTGACCAGGGCCGTGGTTCAAGACACTGAGCTGGCGATGGCCGACGGCCGGCGCTACTCGCTGCGGAAAGGGGACCGTGTGGCTCTCTTCCCTCACCTGTCGCCGCAGATGGACCCGGAGGTGCACCCGCGGCCTCACTCCTTCCAGTTCGACCGGTTCCTCAACGCGGACGGGACGAGGAAGACGGACTTCTACAAGAAGGGGCAGAAGGTGAAATATTACAGCATGCCGTGGGGAGCAGGCGTCAGTATGTGTCCCGGTCGCTTCTTCGCAACCAACGAACTGAAGCAGTTCGTTTTCCTCATGCTGTGCTACTTCGACTTCGAGCTGCTCAACCCCGAGGAGAAGATACCTCCCATTGATACTAGCCGCTGGGGTTTTGGCACAATGCAGCCTACTTACGATGTCCAGTTTAGATACCGCTTCAGGTTTTAG